TTGCGGGGGTCCAGGTCGAACCGCTCCAGCAGGTCGGCCCGGCGGCTCGGGTCGAGGCCGCCCCGGAGGCGGCCGAGCAGGTCGATCACCTCGCCGCCGGACAGGCTGGGCCACAGGTTGACGTCGCCGGGCACATAGGCCAGCCGGCGGTGCAGGGAGACCGCGTCGCGCCAGGGGTCGCCGCCGAGCAGCTCGGCCCGGCCGCCGTCGGCCCGCAGCAGCCCCAGCAGGACGCGGATGGTGGTGGTCTTGCCGGCCCCGTTGGGGCCGAGGAACCCGTGCACCTCGCCGGTCCGAACCTCCAGGTCGAGCCCGTCGAGCGCGCGGGTGGGGCCGAAGCGCTTCTCCAGCCCGGAGATCGAGATCGCGGTCGACATCGGTGTCTTCACCGCCTCCTTCCCGGGACCGCCCCTGGCGGTCCGCTCCCGTCACACGCTACACTTCGTTCACAATGTTGTGAAGGTTCTAAAAGGAAGTTCGCCAAGGAGGGGCGGTGGGCGAGGAGCGCGACGACGAGGCGGTGCGGCGCTTCATCGAGCGGTTCGCCCTGACGCTGGCCGAGTCGGGCATGGCCCGCATGCCGGCGCGGGTGTTCGCGGCCATCCTGGCCGCCGACGACGGCCGCTGCACCGCCGCCGAGCTGGCCGCCCAGCTCGGGGTCAGCCCGGCCGCCGTCTCCGGGGCGGTGCGCTACCTGACCCAGCTGCGGCTGGTGCGGCGCGAGCGCGAGCCGGGGGAGCGGCGCGACCACTACCGCATCTCCTCCGGCACCTGGTACGAGGCCGTCACCCGGCGCGAGGAGATGGTCGCCCGCTGGGAGCAGGACCTGTCCGACGGCGTCAAGGCCGTGGGGCCGGGCTCGCCGGCGGGGGACCGGCTGGAGGAGACCCGGCGGTTCTTCGAGCACTTCCGTCATGCCCTGGAGCGGGCCGTGCTGGAGTGGCGGGAGCTGCGGGCCGCCGGCCGGGCCGGTCCGCCCGGCGCCTGATCGGCCGGCTCAGCGCGGGGTCTGGCTGGGGGCCGCCGCTTCGGGGGACGGGTCGGGGTCGGCCGGCGCGCTCCGGGGCCGGCGGCGGTCCCGGAGGCCGAGCCAGAGGACCAGGAACGCCCCGCCGTAGCGGCTGGCGAACCCGGCCAGGGTGTCGGCCAGGTCCCCGGCCGGGGAGCCGCGGGCGCCCGTGCCGATGGCCGGGGGGCCGGCCGGGGCCAGCGGGACCAGGGTGATCGACAGGGCGACCGCGACCAGGCTGGTCAGGCTCCAGGGGACGGCGGCCACGATGCCCAGCAGCGGCACCTCGTGCCAGTAGAAGACCCACGGGGTGAGCAGCAGGTAGGCCAGGAAGAAGGTGGCGATCCTCGGCCACGGGTCGACCCCGGGGCGCAGGGTCCGGGCGACCAGCACGAAGGCGACCAGGATCCCGGCGATGGCCAGCTGGCGGCCCAGCCGGGCCCCGGCGGCCGCCGCCGACGGCTCGGACAGGCCGAACAGGGGCAGCACGGCGGCCAGCAGCCGGCGGACCAGGTTGGGCGGGCTGCCGCTGGAGAAGTGGCCGCTGACGTCGACGGCGCTGGTGAACAGCTTGCCCCCGGCGCTGGCATAGGGCAGGTAGACGAGCGCCGTCAGCACGGTCCCGAGCAGGCCGAGGGCGGCCACCACGGCCACCCGGTCCCGCAGGCGGGGCCGGCCCATGGCCAGCCAGATGGCGTACAGGGCGGCCAGCGGCCCCATGTACACCTTGACCAGGAAGCAGCCGACCAGGGCCACGAACGCCAGCAGGTGCCGGCCCCGCCGGTGGGCCAGGATGGCCAGGGACAGGACCAGCAGCAGCAGGGCGTCGACATGGGCCGACATGGCGATCGACTGGAGCACCATCGGGTTCCAGCCGAGCAGCAGCAGCGGCCAGCGCGGGTCCTCGCCGAGCGACGGGGCGGCCCGCAGGGCGCGGACCAGCACCCAGATGGCGGCCAGCTCGGCCGCGACCAGGACCAGCTTGGTCAGCACCACCCAGGTGAGCAGGCTCGGCCCGGCGGCCATGGCCAGCAGCCGCAGCAGCAGCAGGAACGGCGGCCCGTAGACGGGGCCGAACAGCCGCCACGACCAGAACTTGTGCCAGGGGTCGGTGGGGTGCTGGTCGGGGAACGACAGGTACGGGTTGTCGCCGTAGGTGGTCTGGACCTTGCCGTAGAAGGAGTAGGCGTAGACGTCCTTGGAGGCCACCGGCGGGACCAGCAGGGCGAGCAGGTGGAGCACGGCCACCCCGGCCAGCAGCAGCGCCCAGCTGGGCCGCCGGCCCCGCCGCCACTGCCAGACGGCCAGGGCGAAGCTGGCCATGGACACGACCCAGAACGCCGTCACCTGCCCCTGGGGCCGCAGCTCGACGTCGAAGTCCCGGTTGGTGGGCAGCCGGTGCAGCTCCAGGAACCGCGGCGCCAGGGGCAGGACCAGGAACAGCCCGATCCCGGCGACCAGCCCGCCCAGGCAGGCGGTGAACACCGCCCGGTCGCTCAGCCGCGACACGAGCCCGATCCACCGGGGGACCACCCCGCTCATGGCCGGGCCAGGCGCCCGGCCAGGGTGCCGGCGGCGGCCGCGGCGGCGAAGAACACCGGGTCGTCCTCGGGCCCGCGGCCCATCGAGGTCACCTCCAGGCCCCAGCCGGCGAGCAGCTTGGCCGGGTCGGGGATGGCCACCCGGTGCAGGTCGTGGCGGCCGGCCACCCCGGCCTCGGCCAGCTGGCGGTCGACCAGCCCGGCCAGGTCGGGGTCGGCCAGCTCGGGCACGGCCACGGCCGAGCGGGCCAGGGCGAGGCGGCCCAGCGCGGTCAGGCTGTGGTGGCTGACCCCGCGGTGCCGGGGCCGCCGGTCGGCGGCCGACAGGCGCAGGCAGGCCACCGGCCGGCCGCCGAGGGCGGCGGCGGCGTTGACCGCCTCGGCCACCTGGGTGCCGGAGAACCCGAGGGCCGTGCCCGACCCCATCCCGCCCGGCCCCTGGGCGACCACGACCACGTCGGCGGCCAGCACCGCCCGGGCCGCGGCCAGGGCCGAGTACAGCGAGATCGCCTCCAGGTCGCCCCCGAACGCCTGCCCGGCGGTGATCGTCCCGGCGACCAGCCCGCCGGCGCGCAGCTCGGCGGCCAGCCGCGAGAAGGCCAGCGGCAGGGCCCCGCCGTCGGTCATCACGTAGGCGACCTGGAGGTCGGCGGCGACCGCCCGGGCGGCCGCCGCCACCACCGGGACCATCGAGTGCAGCTCGGCGCAGACCACCGGCAGGCCGCCCAGGTCGGTGCAGGCGGCGACCGCCGCCCGGTGGGGGCTGTCCTCCTCCTCGACGGCCAGGACCCGGACCTGCGACGGGGTGTAGCGGGCCTTCATGACATGCCCGGGGCCGGGGTCGTCGACCGGCCCGCCGACCCGGGCCATGACCACGTGGAAGCCGCCGGTGCCGAGCCCCAGGGCGACCGCGGTGGTGTTCAGCACCACCTCGTCCCCGGCCTCGACCGGCCCGGTGAGCCGGTCGTAGCTGATCGCCGGGACCTCGCCGTCCTCGCCGTCGAGGGCGACCCGCAGCTCGGTCGCGCCCGGGCGGCGGTCGCCGATGGCCGTGACCCGCCCGTTGCGGATGCGGACCACGGCGGCTCAGCGCCCGTTCTGCTGGGCCGCCCGGAGGACGTAGGCGCAGACGGGGTCGCCGGCCTGGATGTGGGCGACCCGCTCGACCTCGACGTCCGGCCCGGCGAGCTGCCGGAACAGGGCCAGCTCGTGGGCGCAGGCGGTCGGCCAGGCGCCGGCCACCCGGGCGATGGCGCAGTTGTGCTCGCTGACCACGAAGCGGCCGTCGCCGTCGCTGGCGCAGTCGGCCATGTAGCCGTTCTCGTCCTGGATGGCGGCCAGGGCCCGGGCCAGCTCGGGCAGGGGGCGCCCGGAGGTGCGGCCGGCGTACAGCTCGGCCAGCTCCCGCTGGCGGTGGTCGAACAGCCGCTCCACCGCCTCCGGCCCCAGCTCCGAGGTGGCCGCCTCCAGCAGCTGGGCGACCAGCTGGTGGTAGTTGCGGGGGAACAGGTCGTGGCCCATCTCGGTGAGGGCGTACACGTAGGCGGGCCGGCCGCGGCCCTGGGGGCGGGTCGTCTGCCGGACCAGCCCGACGTGCTCCAGCGTCTCCAGGTGGCGGCGGACCGCCACCCCGGACAGGTTCAGGGCGGCGCCGAGCTGCGCGACCGTCTGGGAGCCGTTGCGCTTGAGCAGATCGAGCACGGCCCGTCGGGTCGGGGCGCTCCCCGCTGGCTCGCTTCCTGCCTCGGTCATCGGCCCAGGCTAGCGCCGTCGTTCCAGCCGAGGCAACGACACCCCCCGGGCTGCGCGCGATTCCACTAGCATCGGGGCATGCGCAAGGTGGAGCGGCTCGTCAATCTGATCGCCCTGCTGCTGGACACCCGGCGGCCCCTCACGCTCGACCAGGTGGCCGAGCTGGTGCCCGGGTACGACGCCAGCGGGGAGAGCCTGCGGCGCATGTTCGAGCGGGACAAGGAGGAGCTCCGCAGCCTGGGGGTGCCGGTCGAGCGGGCCCCGATCGATGCCTGGGGGAGCGAGGAGGGCTACTTCATCGACCCCGAGGCCTACGGCATGCCCGACCTGGACCTGGCCCCCGACGAGCGGGCGGCCCTCGCCCTGGCCGCGCGGGCCTGGTCGGGGGCGACCCGCGACCCGGCGGCCGTGGCCGGCCTGGTCAAGCTGGACCTGGACCCGGGCGCCGGGCCGGACGCCCTGCGGGCCAACCTGGACGGGGCCAGCCCGCTGCTGGCGGTGCTGCTGGAGGCCACCTCGGGCCGCAAACGGGTGGTGTTCAGCTACCGGCCCCCGGGCCGGGAGGCGGCCGAGCGCCGCCTCGACCCGTACGCCCTGGTGAACCGGCGCGGCACCTGGTACGTGGTCGGCCACGACGCCGACCGGGACGCGCTGCGCTCGTTCCGGGTGTCACGGATCGCCTCCGACATCCGCAAGGTCCGCCCGACCAGCCGCGGCCCCGACTTCGAGGTCCCGGCCGGGTTCGACCCGGGCAAGGTGCTGCCGACCGCCGGCGAGCCCGAGGGGGCGCCGATGGCGCTGGTCCGGGCCGCCCGGGCCACGGCCCGCCTGGCCGAGCTGCGCGGCGCCGTCCCCGCCGGCCCGCCCCGGCCCGACGGCCTGGTCACCCTGCGCCTGCCCGTCGGCGACCGCGACGGCCTGCTCGGCTGGGCCATGGGCAACAGCGTGGAGATCGTCGAGCCTCCCGACCTGCGCGACGAAGCCCGCCGCCGCCTCGAGGCCCTGCAGGAGATGGTGCGCGCGTGAGCCCGGCCCGGACCCCCGACACCAGCGCCGCCGGGCGGCTGCAGCGGCTCCTCGCCCTCGTCCCCTGGGTGCACGACCACCCGGGGGCGACCGTCGAGGAGGTCTGCGAGCGCTTCGACATGACCCGGGAGACCCTGATCGCCGACCTGGAGCTGCTGTACGTCACCGGCGTGCCACCGTACGGGCCGGGCGACCTGATGGAGGCGTGGGTCGACGGCGACAAGGTCCACATCGGCTTCGCCGACTGGTTCGCCCGGGCCCCCCGGCTGACCTGGCGGGAGGCGGCCGGGCTGTACCTGGCCGGGCGGGCCCTCGACGCCCTGCCCGAGGTGGCCGAGCAGGGGGCCCTGGCCCGGGCCCTGGCCAAGCTGGAGGCGGTCCTCCCCGCCGACCAGCTCGACCGGGTCCAAGAGCTGGCCGGCCGGGTCTCGGTCGACCTGGAGGGCGACCCGGCCGAGACCAGCCGCCGCACCGAGCTGGCCAGGGCGGCCGCCACCGGCCACCGGGTCGAGATCGAGTACTGGTCGGCCTCCCGGGGCGAGCTGACCCGCCGCAAGGTCGACCCGTGGCTGGTGTTCAGCGCCTCGGGCCACTGGTACCTGTCCGGCTGGTGCCACAAGGCGGTCGCCGAGCGGCTGTTCCGGGTCGACCGGGTGGTGTCGGTGCGGCCGACCGACGAGCCGTTCGAGCGCCCGGCCGGCTTCGACCCGGCCGCCCACGGCGAGCTGGGCGGGACCGAGCTGTTCGCCGGCGGCCTGGAATGCGAGCTCGACCTCGCCCCCGAGGCCGAGTGGGCGGCCGACTACTTCCCCATCCTGGCCTCCGAGCGCCGCCCCGACGGGCGCCTGCGGGTCCGCCTGGCCACCCACCAGCTGTCCTGGCTGGTCCGCCTGGTCCTGCGCCTGGCCCCGGCCGCCGAGCCGGTGTCGCCCCCGGAGCTCCGCCGCGCCGTCGCCGACGCCGCCGGCAAGGCCCTGGCCGCCTACGCCGGCTAGCGCCCTCGTCCCGGTTCGGCTCAAGCCCGCCGCCGTCGCGGCCGATACCCCGGGCGGAGCCACGACGCCCCGACGGAGTCGCCCGACTGGTGGTCGCGCTTCCAGGCGGCGTGCCGCTGACCCGCCCGACCCGGTAGGATCCGGCGGCCGTCCCCGCCGCCCGGAGGTCACCCTGCCGCTCTGGCTCGCCATCCTGCTCGGCGTCTTCTGGCTGGCCGTGCTCGTCACCGTCGGCTTCACCGCCTGGCGCATGGTCGGCAACCTCAAGGCCCTGGCCGCGTCCGTCCAGGCCCTGTCCGAGCGCCTCACCCCGGAGCTCGACAAGCTCGCCCAGGCCAGCGAGGAGACCGCCGACCACGCCGCCCGTCTGTCCGAACGCAGCGCCAGAGCCGCCGAGGAGCGGTAGACTCGTCCTTGCGTGCGCCGGCGGACGATGCGAAGGAGTTG
This window of the Actinomycetota bacterium genome carries:
- a CDS encoding MarR family transcriptional regulator, with the protein product MGEERDDEAVRRFIERFALTLAESGMARMPARVFAAILAADDGRCTAAELAAQLGVSPAAVSGAVRYLTQLRLVRREREPGERRDHYRISSGTWYEAVTRREEMVARWEQDLSDGVKAVGPGSPAGDRLEETRRFFEHFRHALERAVLEWRELRAAGRAGPPGA
- a CDS encoding DUF3866 family protein, whose amino-acid sequence is MVRIRNGRVTAIGDRRPGATELRVALDGEDGEVPAISYDRLTGPVEAGDEVVLNTTAVALGLGTGGFHVVMARVGGPVDDPGPGHVMKARYTPSQVRVLAVEEEDSPHRAAVAACTDLGGLPVVCAELHSMVPVVAAAARAVAADLQVAYVMTDGGALPLAFSRLAAELRAGGLVAGTITAGQAFGGDLEAISLYSALAAARAVLAADVVVVAQGPGGMGSGTALGFSGTQVAEAVNAAAALGGRPVACLRLSAADRRPRHRGVSHHSLTALGRLALARSAVAVPELADPDLAGLVDRQLAEAGVAGRHDLHRVAIPDPAKLLAGWGLEVTSMGRGPEDDPVFFAAAAAAGTLAGRLARP
- a CDS encoding helix-turn-helix domain-containing protein, translating into MTEAGSEPAGSAPTRRAVLDLLKRNGSQTVAQLGAALNLSGVAVRRHLETLEHVGLVRQTTRPQGRGRPAYVYALTEMGHDLFPRNYHQLVAQLLEAATSELGPEAVERLFDHRQRELAELYAGRTSGRPLPELARALAAIQDENGYMADCASDGDGRFVVSEHNCAIARVAGAWPTACAHELALFRQLAGPDVEVERVAHIQAGDPVCAYVLRAAQQNGR
- a CDS encoding WYL domain-containing protein, giving the protein MRKVERLVNLIALLLDTRRPLTLDQVAELVPGYDASGESLRRMFERDKEELRSLGVPVERAPIDAWGSEEGYFIDPEAYGMPDLDLAPDERAALALAARAWSGATRDPAAVAGLVKLDLDPGAGPDALRANLDGASPLLAVLLEATSGRKRVVFSYRPPGREAAERRLDPYALVNRRGTWYVVGHDADRDALRSFRVSRIASDIRKVRPTSRGPDFEVPAGFDPGKVLPTAGEPEGAPMALVRAARATARLAELRGAVPAGPPRPDGLVTLRLPVGDRDGLLGWAMGNSVEIVEPPDLRDEARRRLEALQEMVRA
- a CDS encoding WYL domain-containing protein, which codes for MSPARTPDTSAAGRLQRLLALVPWVHDHPGATVEEVCERFDMTRETLIADLELLYVTGVPPYGPGDLMEAWVDGDKVHIGFADWFARAPRLTWREAAGLYLAGRALDALPEVAEQGALARALAKLEAVLPADQLDRVQELAGRVSVDLEGDPAETSRRTELARAAATGHRVEIEYWSASRGELTRRKVDPWLVFSASGHWYLSGWCHKAVAERLFRVDRVVSVRPTDEPFERPAGFDPAAHGELGGTELFAGGLECELDLAPEAEWAADYFPILASERRPDGRLRVRLATHQLSWLVRLVLRLAPAAEPVSPPELRRAVADAAGKALAAYAG